A stretch of Aeromicrobium tamlense DNA encodes these proteins:
- a CDS encoding O-antigen ligase family protein, whose translation MSSTVRTPARMDSVTWLLLYLTVLYAIPSRLVVPALGSAGSPSMLVGLVSLGGWALYQVGRTTSQSHPREVLPVRRALFGFVTCVAITYVVAMSRPIDFDEISPVNVAMAVTLSWTGTLLVAHDGISTMERARTLATALAWAGGLMAFLGLMQVVTSDPIINRISIPGLSAAEFQIFTRGETIRPSGTATHPIEYGVIMAMLLPFTLHAAFHTTHDRRLLQWIPTLMVGVTIALTFSRSAYVSAAVAAAVLVVGWPRQRRRLFLAGALAMAVVLFAAVPRLFGTIQSLFRNVGTDPSITSRTDSYEIAWAFITQSPAFGRGLGSFLPKYRIFDNQYLLLMVSIGLVGTAAFLLLALAGLWVSLRVRLLARDEDTRDLGLSLLAAIAAGATGMALFDSFAFPMTMGTYFLLLGMAGAVHRIVVLEPRRPDPSLVPTGSTVTHPLRVLRRAVARRLRRRWARQVRASRPGPPPGP comes from the coding sequence ATGAGCTCGACCGTCCGGACCCCCGCGCGGATGGACTCGGTCACGTGGCTGCTGCTCTACCTGACCGTCCTCTACGCGATCCCGTCCCGGCTGGTCGTCCCCGCGCTCGGCAGCGCCGGCTCGCCCTCGATGCTCGTCGGCCTGGTGAGCCTGGGCGGCTGGGCGCTCTACCAGGTGGGCCGCACCACCAGCCAGAGCCACCCGCGTGAGGTGCTGCCCGTCCGCCGGGCGCTGTTCGGCTTCGTCACGTGCGTCGCGATCACGTACGTCGTCGCGATGTCCCGGCCGATCGACTTCGACGAGATCAGCCCGGTCAATGTCGCGATGGCCGTGACGCTGTCGTGGACGGGCACCCTGCTGGTGGCCCACGACGGCATCTCGACGATGGAGCGGGCCCGGACGCTGGCCACGGCGCTGGCCTGGGCCGGCGGACTGATGGCGTTCCTCGGACTCATGCAGGTGGTCACGAGCGACCCGATCATCAACCGCATCTCGATCCCGGGCCTGTCGGCCGCCGAGTTCCAGATCTTCACCCGCGGCGAGACGATCCGCCCTTCGGGCACCGCCACGCACCCGATCGAGTACGGCGTGATCATGGCGATGCTGCTGCCGTTCACGCTGCACGCGGCGTTCCACACCACCCACGACCGTCGGCTGCTGCAGTGGATCCCCACGCTCATGGTGGGCGTGACGATCGCGCTGACGTTCTCGCGGTCGGCGTACGTGAGCGCCGCGGTGGCCGCCGCCGTGCTGGTGGTCGGCTGGCCGCGCCAGCGCCGGCGGCTGTTCCTGGCCGGCGCGCTCGCGATGGCCGTGGTGCTGTTCGCGGCCGTGCCGCGGTTGTTCGGCACGATCCAGTCGCTGTTCCGCAACGTCGGCACCGATCCGAGCATCACCTCGCGCACCGACAGTTACGAGATCGCGTGGGCGTTCATCACGCAGTCGCCGGCGTTCGGGCGCGGTCTCGGCTCGTTCCTGCCCAAGTACCGCATCTTCGACAACCAGTACCTGCTGCTCATGGTGAGCATCGGCCTCGTGGGCACCGCGGCGTTCCTGCTGCTCGCGCTCGCGGGGCTGTGGGTGTCCCTGCGCGTGCGCCTGCTCGCCCGGGACGAGGACACCCGCGACCTCGGCCTGTCGCTGCTCGCCGCGATCGCCGCCGGTGCCACGGGCATGGCGCTGTTCGACTCGTTCGCGTTCCCGATGACGATGGGCACGTACTTCCTGCTGCTGGGCATGGCCGGGGCGGTCCATCGCATCGTCGTGCTCGAGCCACGGCGTCCCGACCCGTCGCTGGTGCCGACCGGGTCCACCGTCACCCACCCGCTCCGCGTCCTGCGGCGTGCCGTCGCGCGCCGACTGCGCCGGAGGTGGGCGCGTCAGGTCAGAGCATCGCGTCCAGGACCGCCACCGGGTCCGTGA
- a CDS encoding YveK family protein: MLVEVVRTVLRRWYVVVAGLLLTGVLGYVAYTSTPPVYEASGTVLLLPPEDQVSGEGIQNPFLQLNNLDVPTSLVVARLNGDEVREQIVAEQPNALYQVSTDPTMRGPVVLVQVSAQTAAATIDTLELVLAAAPQALADLQRQQDVPKGDSITSMQLAADLDATPVTRATTRALVAAVAVGLAITAGATAGIDALARRLGAARRRREAEAEAEEQGAEPTASDDADESSKEWEPADGERHAETSRSLTPP; encoded by the coding sequence ATGCTGGTAGAAGTCGTCAGGACGGTGCTGAGGCGCTGGTACGTCGTCGTGGCGGGCCTGCTCCTCACCGGAGTGCTGGGCTACGTCGCGTACACCTCCACGCCGCCCGTCTACGAGGCCAGCGGCACGGTGCTGCTGCTCCCGCCCGAGGACCAGGTCAGCGGCGAGGGCATCCAGAACCCGTTCCTGCAGCTGAACAACCTCGACGTCCCGACGTCCCTCGTGGTCGCGCGCCTCAACGGCGACGAGGTCCGCGAGCAGATCGTCGCCGAGCAGCCCAACGCGCTCTACCAGGTCTCCACCGACCCGACGATGCGCGGACCGGTCGTGCTGGTGCAGGTCTCGGCGCAGACCGCCGCGGCCACGATCGACACCCTCGAGCTGGTCCTGGCCGCGGCGCCGCAGGCGCTGGCCGACCTCCAGCGCCAGCAGGACGTGCCGAAGGGCGACTCCATCACCTCGATGCAGCTGGCCGCCGACCTCGACGCCACCCCCGTCACCCGGGCCACCACGCGTGCCCTCGTCGCGGCCGTCGCCGTGGGCCTGGCGATCACGGCCGGCGCCACCGCCGGCATCGACGCGCTGGCCCGTCGCCTCGGAGCGGCCCGGCGCCGCCGCGAGGCCGAGGCGGAGGCCGAGGAGCAGGGCGCCGAGCCCACCGCGTCCGACGACGCGGACGAGTCCTCGAAGGAGTGGGAGCCCGCCGACGGCGAGCGCCACGCCGAGACCTCGCGGAGCCTCACCCCGCCATGA